The Pseudodesulfovibrio sediminis genome includes the window CCGCCTCAAAGGGCTACCGTTTTCCCTGCATCTGGCAGAGCACGATGAAGAGGTCGCCATCATGGCCGACGCTCCGAGTGAGTTCCTCGACATGCTCCATGCGCGAGGTCGTCTGCTCGATTTCGAACCTCCGGGGAAGCGTCCCGTACAGCAGGCCGCAGCTCTTGAGCTTCTCGACGAGACCACCCTGGCGGTGCACTGCGTCAAGGTCACGGATGCAGACATCGAGACTGTGCGTCAGTCCGGGGCCACGGTCTGTCTCTGCCCGCGATCCAACGAATTTATCGGCGTGGGCCGTGCGCCATGGGAGAAGTGGCTGGCTTCGGGCACGCCGCTTTGTCTCGGCACAGACTCGTTGGCATCCAACACCGACCTCGACCTATGGAACGAGGCGGTGTATCTTACCCAGAATTTTGATGGTGAGCTGCGCTTTGATGACGTGCTCGCCATGATGACGCGCACGCCCGCAAAAATCATGGGCGTGGAGCATCTTTTAGGTACACTGGAACCCGGCAAGATCGCAGCATTTGCCGAGGTTCCTGATAAAATACACGATCTTTTCTAAGAATGTCGGAGGCAAACGCGACATGAAATGGCTACATAAAGACCTGCTGGATGTATCCCAGCTTTCCAAGTCCGAGGTCATGGCGATCTTTGAGACAGCAGGGCGTTTTCAGGAATTGCAGGAACGACCCGTCAAAAAGGTGCCTACCCTCAAAG containing:
- a CDS encoding amidohydrolase family protein, whose protein sequence is MVELIRAAKAATMIPGTPVINDAAIIVDQGIIQKVGTYADLGPTFSGKVMDLGDVFLVPGLINAHSHLELAHLRGKCPSGKGFVTWVENLLKQPIFDLDPEALESACQELKRTGTFMVGDIATRFAKEMAGTLEASGLFFVVFCEAIGETVPKKTFIPQGEFEAGLISVAGHSLYTTHRDVLRAAKAETRLKGLPFSLHLAEHDEEVAIMADAPSEFLDMLHARGRLLDFEPPGKRPVQQAAALELLDETTLAVHCVKVTDADIETVRQSGATVCLCPRSNEFIGVGRAPWEKWLASGTPLCLGTDSLASNTDLDLWNEAVYLTQNFDGELRFDDVLAMMTRTPAKIMGVEHLLGTLEPGKIAAFAEVPDKIHDLF